From Desulfuromonas sp. KJ2020, one genomic window encodes:
- a CDS encoding radical SAM protein — MKAQIKPRINQEGRTRLEEVIPLETPFVLFVDPSSACNFRCKFCPNGDPALIRDSGRWQGSMEFSLYRKIIDDLKAFPEPLKVLRLYKDGEPFLNKRFADMVRYAKQSGVARFIDTTTNGSLLDPETVKPVLDAGIDRINISVDGLSEQQFLEFAGAKVDFERFVDNIRRLYAMRGDCEILIKIAGDFLSPEDKERFFALFGDYADRIFIENMAPCWPEFDLADRLDVSMDTGIYGQPVGEVQVCPYIFYSLSVNSDGTVSLCFLDWARKLVAGDLRRESLKSIWTGERVRAHRIAHLQGQRKQDPVCGDCGQLTHCLPDNIDPFRSELLEKIRAAKS, encoded by the coding sequence ATGAAAGCTCAAATCAAGCCGCGCATTAACCAGGAAGGGAGGACCCGGCTCGAAGAGGTGATCCCGCTGGAAACCCCCTTTGTCCTGTTCGTCGACCCGTCGAGCGCCTGCAATTTCCGCTGCAAGTTCTGTCCGAATGGTGATCCGGCGCTGATCCGCGACAGCGGCCGGTGGCAGGGGAGCATGGAGTTTTCCCTGTACCGGAAGATTATCGACGATCTCAAGGCGTTTCCCGAGCCCCTGAAAGTCCTGCGTCTCTACAAGGACGGCGAACCCTTTCTGAACAAGCGCTTCGCGGACATGGTCCGCTATGCCAAGCAGAGCGGCGTAGCCCGCTTTATCGACACCACCACCAACGGCTCGCTGCTTGATCCCGAGACGGTCAAACCGGTTCTCGATGCCGGCATCGACCGGATCAACATCTCGGTCGACGGCCTCTCGGAACAGCAGTTTCTGGAATTCGCCGGGGCCAAAGTGGATTTCGAACGCTTTGTCGACAATATCCGCCGCCTCTACGCCATGAGGGGGGATTGCGAGATCCTCATCAAGATCGCCGGAGATTTTCTCAGCCCGGAGGATAAGGAGCGCTTTTTCGCGCTTTTCGGCGACTACGCCGACCGCATTTTCATCGAGAACATGGCCCCCTGCTGGCCAGAGTTCGATCTGGCCGACCGCCTCGACGTCTCCATGGATACGGGGATATACGGCCAGCCGGTCGGAGAGGTTCAGGTCTGCCCCTATATTTTCTATTCCCTGTCGGTGAACTCCGACGGCACGGTCAGCCTCTGCTTTCTTGACTGGGCCCGCAAGCTGGTCGCCGGTGACCTGCGCCGGGAGAGCCTCAAGAGCATCTGGACCGGCGAGCGCGTCCGGGCTCACCGCATCGCCCACCTGCAAGGGCAGCGGAAGCAGGACCCCGTCTGCGGGGATTGCGGCCAGCTCACCCATTGTCTTCCCGACAACATCGACCCTTTTCGCAGCGAACTTCTGGAGAAGATTCGGGCCGCGAAATCATGA
- a CDS encoding glycosyltransferase family 4 protein, which produces MTGPVSVLHLTAHLGGGVGKALSGLILNTPAQGGIRHAIACLERPEKTQFIDPLIDSGCPVAIAPDPKNLARMIEEADVVQLEWWGHPAPMAALCAGPMPAMRLLLWCHVSGIHTPVIPQGLIRSAHRCLFTSPCTYEAPEVVGLSPDQNSRLGVVHSAGGFEGLQPPVRQIDDTLAAGYLGSLNFAKLHPDYVEFLTAVPGADFRVRVIGDETNRDILERQCRDAGRPGMLEFRGYRTDIASELAAINVFPYLLNPLHYGTSENALLEAMAMEVVPIVLDNPAERCLVTEGETGLFVRNPREFGEAIDWLARHPQERLRLGRQASLLVRERFSVHRSVTAFERLYREAREEKKRDVDFNALFGHHPSEWFLATQRLPEIFAPDGTVSLGMLSAMILPGLLERTKGTVFHYAAYFPEDLLLKQWADRLGNVNPDSDR; this is translated from the coding sequence ATGACCGGTCCCGTCTCGGTACTGCATCTGACGGCCCACCTGGGGGGTGGCGTGGGTAAGGCTCTAAGCGGCCTCATCCTCAATACCCCGGCGCAGGGGGGGATCCGTCATGCCATCGCCTGCCTGGAGCGCCCCGAGAAAACCCAGTTCATCGATCCGCTTATTGACTCGGGGTGTCCCGTGGCGATCGCCCCAGACCCGAAGAACCTCGCCCGCATGATCGAAGAAGCGGATGTCGTCCAGCTCGAATGGTGGGGACATCCCGCCCCCATGGCCGCGCTCTGCGCAGGGCCTATGCCGGCCATGCGGTTGCTGCTCTGGTGTCACGTCTCGGGAATCCATACGCCTGTTATCCCTCAGGGGCTGATCCGCTCGGCGCATCGCTGTCTCTTTACCTCGCCCTGCACGTACGAGGCCCCGGAAGTCGTCGGGCTGTCTCCGGATCAGAATTCCAGGCTGGGTGTGGTGCACAGTGCCGGGGGCTTCGAAGGGCTTCAGCCTCCGGTGAGACAAATCGATGACACCCTGGCGGCCGGTTATCTGGGGAGCCTGAATTTTGCCAAACTGCACCCTGATTATGTCGAGTTTTTGACAGCGGTGCCGGGGGCGGATTTCCGGGTCCGGGTCATCGGAGACGAAACCAATCGGGATATTCTCGAGCGGCAATGTCGGGATGCCGGTCGTCCCGGGATGCTCGAATTTCGCGGCTACCGAACGGATATCGCCTCGGAGCTGGCCGCCATCAACGTCTTTCCCTACCTGCTCAACCCGCTGCATTACGGCACCTCGGAGAACGCCCTGCTGGAAGCCATGGCCATGGAGGTCGTCCCCATAGTCCTGGATAATCCCGCTGAACGCTGCCTGGTTACCGAGGGGGAAACCGGCCTATTTGTCCGAAATCCAAGGGAGTTCGGAGAGGCGATCGACTGGCTTGCCCGCCACCCGCAGGAACGCCTGAGACTGGGACGACAGGCCTCACTCTTAGTGCGCGAGCGCTTCTCCGTGCATCGGTCGGTTACGGCCTTCGAACGCCTCTACCGGGAGGCGCGCGAAGAAAAAAAACGGGACGTTGATTTCAACGCACTCTTCGGTCATCACCCCTCAGAGTGGTTTCTGGCGACCCAGCGGCTTCCGGAGATTTTTGCGCCGGATGGAACGGTATCGCTTGGCATGCTGAGTGCAATGATCCTCCCAGGGCTTCTGGAGAGAACCAAAGGGACCGTCTTTCACTATGCCGCGTATTTCCCCGAAGATCTCCTCCTGAAGCAGTGGGCCGACCGGCTCGGCAATGTCAACCCCGATAGCGACAGGTGA
- a CDS encoding bifunctional 2-polyprenyl-6-hydroxyphenol methylase/3-demethylubiquinol 3-O-methyltransferase UbiG, with protein MSRLSCPVCGAASPRNLLSLDCGNLDGSSLYPTVRLMACPVCGHHFNDLSPEDMAGLGRYYNDEYAPANLNSVVKEGDLPGSTGKFTSDRYGQLYALIAPHVGGHGAVLDVGCAVGGFLDFLKARGYSHLYGVDLTQAYVEVARRKNYDIRLGDAQSLPFDDRLFDALVVEQVLEHLVNPVAAFREAARVLKPGGVLCIGVPDAARYDDYFYFDFYWLLMREHIQHFDIASLKRLAHSEGFDLVDYQQTAHPIMGEKMVMPNLSAVFRKRSDETVTDTPCMPVAPSVSLESYVQEEIARLAQRRQSLGRIAESGRPVYVWGIGREFLYLYEAAGLKNCALEGLVDMNPFKQETATVGGRKVVSPDTLSGASGDSCLLITAIAHDTTIRERLESHQLFNGEILNL; from the coding sequence ATGTCAAGGCTTTCATGCCCGGTGTGCGGGGCCGCGTCCCCGCGAAATCTTCTTTCTCTCGACTGCGGCAACCTGGATGGTTCCAGCCTCTATCCGACCGTGCGCCTGATGGCCTGTCCGGTCTGCGGCCATCATTTCAACGATCTGTCCCCCGAAGACATGGCCGGATTGGGACGGTATTACAACGACGAGTATGCTCCGGCCAACCTGAACTCCGTGGTCAAGGAGGGGGATCTGCCCGGTAGTACCGGCAAGTTCACTTCTGATCGCTACGGGCAGTTGTACGCGTTGATCGCGCCGCATGTGGGGGGGCATGGAGCCGTCCTGGATGTTGGCTGTGCGGTGGGTGGCTTTCTCGATTTTCTCAAGGCCCGGGGGTATTCGCATCTGTACGGGGTGGATTTGACCCAGGCCTATGTCGAGGTCGCCCGCCGGAAAAACTACGATATCCGTCTGGGGGATGCGCAAAGCCTGCCCTTCGATGATCGACTGTTCGATGCCCTGGTTGTCGAGCAGGTTCTCGAACACCTGGTGAACCCGGTCGCGGCCTTTCGTGAGGCTGCCCGGGTGCTCAAGCCCGGCGGCGTACTCTGCATCGGCGTCCCTGATGCCGCCCGCTACGACGACTATTTCTATTTCGATTTCTACTGGCTGCTGATGCGCGAACACATCCAGCATTTCGATATCGCCAGTCTGAAGCGACTGGCCCATTCCGAAGGTTTTGACCTGGTCGATTACCAGCAGACCGCTCACCCGATCATGGGGGAGAAGATGGTCATGCCAAATCTTTCAGCCGTCTTCCGCAAACGTTCCGACGAGACCGTCACGGACACGCCCTGCATGCCGGTGGCACCCTCGGTCTCCCTGGAAAGCTACGTTCAGGAGGAAATCGCCAGACTGGCGCAGAGGCGCCAGAGCCTTGGGCGGATCGCCGAAAGCGGCCGCCCGGTTTACGTCTGGGGGATCGGCAGGGAGTTTCTCTATCTCTACGAGGCTGCCGGACTGAAGAACTGCGCTCTTGAGGGGCTTGTTGATATGAATCCGTTTAAACAAGAGACGGCAACAGTTGGCGGGAGAAAGGTTGTCTCTCCGGATACTCTCTCTGGCGCCAGCGGTGATTCGTGTCTTCTGATCACCGCGATTGCTCACGACACAACGATTCGTGAACGCCTTGAGTCGCATCAATTGTTTAACGGGGAAATCCTCAATCTTTAA